The genomic interval GATTTTTTTCCCAATTCCATGCCGACAGAACTGTTTCTTCCAATGTTTTATTAGACTCCCACTTTAATTCATCTCTTGCATAGCTAACATCCGCATAAATGGCGGATACATCACCTGGACGTCGGGGAGCAATTTTATAATTAAGCTTTTCGCCAGATACCTTTTCAAATGCTTTAATCATTTCCAAAACCGTTACTCCATTTCCTGTGCCCAAATTATAAGTCTCTATATTATTCTTTTCTTGCCCAGAAATTAAACGTTTAACGGCGGTTACATGCGCCTTTGCAAGGTCAACTACATTAATATAATCTCGAACACAAGAACCATCTTTTGTATCATAATCATCTCCAAAAA from Flavobacteriales bacterium carries:
- a CDS encoding GDP-mannose 4,6-dehydratase, encoding FGDDYDTKDGSCVRDYINVVDLAKAHVTAVKRLISGQEKNNIETYNLGTGNGVTVLEMIKAFEKVSGEKLNYKIAPRRPGDVSAIYADVSYARDELKWESNKTLEETVLSAWNWEKNLQARNNK